A genomic region of Solanum dulcamara chromosome 2, daSolDulc1.2, whole genome shotgun sequence contains the following coding sequences:
- the LOC129873907 gene encoding nudix hydrolase 25 encodes MENLPCGYRPNVGICLINHDHLVFVASRLNVPGAWQMPQGGIEDGEDPRSAAIRELREETGITSAEIIAEVPQWLTYDFPPAVKAKVNRLWGGEWHGQAQKWFLMLSTNAESEINLATGEAEAEFSEWKWAKPEEVIEQAVDYKRPTYEEVVRTFQSYLNDGSKAAKCQSTKW; translated from the exons ATGGAGAATCTTCCCTGTGGTTATCGTCCCAACGTAGGAATTTGTCTCATCAACCATGATCATTTG GTCTTTGTGGCTTCCAGATTGAATGTACCCGGAGCATGGCAAATGCCACAG GGGGGCATTGAAGATGGAGAAGACCCTAGATCTGCTGCCATTAGGGAATTGCGAGAGGAAACTGGAATAACATCTGCTGAAATAATTGCAGAG GTCCCACAATGGTTGACATATGACTTCCCACCAGCCGTAAAGGCCAAAGTAAACCGTCTTTGGGGAGGAGAATGGCATGGACAGGCACAGAAATG GTTTCTTATGCTATCTACCAATGCTGAAAGTGAAATCAATTTAGCAACTGGTGAAGCAGAAGCAGAATTCTCAGAGTGGAAGTGGGCAAAACCAGAAGAAGTAATTGAGCAG GCTGTAGACTACAAGAGGCCAACATATGAGGAAGTTGTTAGGACTTTCCAGTCTTACCTCAATGACGGTAGCAAAGCTGCTAAATGCCAATCAACGAAATGGTGA
- the LOC129879856 gene encoding 60S ribosomal protein L31-like: MSDKTKGRKEEVVTREYTINLHKRLHGCTFKKKAPTAIKEIRKFAVKAMGTKDVRVDVKLNKHIWSRGIRSVPRRVRVRIARKRNDDEDAKEELYSLVTVTEIPPEGLKGLGTKIIEDED, translated from the exons ATGTCGGACAAAACCAAAGGAAGAAAAGAGGAAGTGGTTACCAGGGAGTACACCATCAACCTACACAAGCGCTTGCATGGCTG CACATTCAAGAAGAAGGCCCCCACAGCCATCAAGGAGATCCGGAAGTTTGCAGTGAAAGCAATGGGCACAAAGGACGTCAGAGTGGACGTGAAGTTGAACAAGCACATTTGGAGCAGAGGAATCCGAAGTGTCCCCAGGAGGGTCAGAGTTCGTATTGCTCGCAAGAGGAATGATGACGAAGATGCTAAGGAGGAGCTCTATTCTTTGGTTACTGTAACAGAGATCCCACCCGAGGGATTGAAGGGGCTTGGCACCAAGATCATTGAGGATGAAGATTAA